A segment of the Meriones unguiculatus strain TT.TT164.6M chromosome 10, Bangor_MerUng_6.1, whole genome shotgun sequence genome:
AGAAGATAAAGGATCCTAATGCTGCCAAGCCAGAAGACTGGGACGAACGAGCCAAGATTGATGACCCTACAGATTCTAAGCCTGAGGTTGGTGCTTGGATGACAGTTCCACCTCCCATCATAGAGGACACCTAGGTCCACCCTTGACTTCCATGTGTGCTCCTAGGACTGGGACAAGCCTGAGCACATCCCTGACCCTGATGCTAAGAAGCCTGAGGACTGGGATGAAGAGATGGATGGAGAGTGGGAACCACCAGTGATTCAGAATCCGGAATACAAGGTAAGCTCGGGTGTTGGGTGGGGTGTGGCTCACAGATAAGGATGCTTGTTTGAGTGCTGTAATTAATATTGtactaaagaaacaaagcaagttgGGCCTCAGGGTTCTAGGCTGTTGTTGTTTATACTGTGGAATGTATTTACCTGGTTCTCTTCTGCAGGGCGAGTGGAAGCCACGTCAGATTGACAACCCAGATTACAAGGGTACCTGGATACACCCAGAAATTGACAACCCTGAATACTCCCCCGATGCCAACATCTATGCCTATGATAATTTTGCTGTACTAGGCCTAGATCTCTGGCAGGTGAGACACAGGAATGACAAGGATACCAACAGACCTCAGGTTGTCATGCTCATACTATAGATctggaaggaagaagaggcaCAGGCGCCAACCCTCGCATGTTGAGATCTGAAATGTCCGCTTAGGAGCAATTTCCTTTTCTTCACGGCACAAAACAAAGTTGGTTCTGTGTTATTAATACTACTGTTTTAATATACATGGGTGCACATGTAGAGGTCGAGGAAGGCTTATTAGAGAAGTTGGTTCTCTTTACCATGTGAGTCCTAGAAGTCAACTCTGGTCATTAAGCTTGACAGCAAGTGCTTTATTTGCTGAGCTGTCTCTGGCCCCACTGAGCACTTTTCTGCAGGGCTGCTTGCCATGTGCTGTGTCCTTTGCTAAAGTATGTGTGCAAATGAGCTCAGATTATCCAGTTAATGCTCTACTCAATGCCCACCCTGGCTACATAGAAACAAGACTTAAACATTGGTACTGAGTCTGTCATCAGTATGATTACTGTGTCTAGGATAGTTCTTGGCATGTATTGGGAAGGTAACTGAAAAGAGACTACCCAAAATGCCTGTTGTGCAGAGAAAAAACTGTGAAGTAAACCCAGTAGCCCTGGTCACTAAGGTTTGAGTTCTGAAAGCACGGTTTTGAACTGCAATATCCTCGAGTGTCAAACCCCTGTTTAGattctttttgaggcagagtgGTCTTGGTGTGtatttcaggctggcctggagttcaTTCCTCCTTGGCTTCCAGGGCACCAAACATACCTGCCCACCCctgccttttttttgttttgttttgatatggTCTTACTGGAACCCTGATTGTCTTAGAACTCCAGTAGTCTGGCATCTGCCTCTACAGTGCTAGGGTCAAAGGCATGCCTTACCACACCCTGCTGCCCCACACCTTTTTGATAGATTCAGAGCCTATCGAGGGTGAAGATGGAGCCCTGTCCAGAGCTGGGGCTGTCTGAAGTCACTGCTGACCATCTGTTTTCCATTCTTTCCCAGGTTAAGTCTGGCACAATCTTTGACAACTTCCTCATCACCAATGATGAGGCCTATGCAGAGGAGTTTGGCAATGAGACATGGGGTGTCACCAAGGTGAGCTGGGTGCTTACTCTAGGGGTTAGCTGGGAGGGATGGCAGGCAGGTGAGAGTCGGGTACTAAAAGGTGTGGTCCATCTCCACAGGCTGCAGAGAAGCAGATGAAGGACAAGCAGGATGAAGAGCAGAGGcttaaggaagaagaagaagacaagaagcgtaaagaggaggaagaggctgaagacaaagaagatgaggatgacagagatgaagatgaagaagatgaagatgagaaggaggaagatgaggaggatgCCGCTGGTCTGGCCAAGGACGAGCTGTAGGGGCCACGCCACCTGCCTCCAAGGCTGGACTGAGGCCTGAACACCCCGCCGCAGAGCTGGCTGCTCCCAATAATGTCTCTATGAGACTCAagaacttttcattttttttccaggcagGTTCAGATCTGGGGTGGCTTCTGATTTTGTTACcctgcctctcccctctcctctccttttttttttctactggtgTTTGTCTTTAATTCTCCTTCAGCCCTCACCTCGTGGCTTCTCGTTTTGAATCAacatcttttccttctgtccctctctctccacccccagcAACTACCCTCCAACTTTAGGAACAGGGGTGTGGAGGAAAAGCCCTAGGCTTGAGATTTCATCTGCTCTCCTTCCTGAATCTCAGAGGAGGGCAGGAGAAGGGGGTggtgtctcccctccccccagcactgaggaagaatGGGGCTCTTCTCATCCCCTTTCTCCCTTGCCCCCAGGACTGGGCCACTTGTGGGGCAGCCAGTTCTAGTACAGCTCACACTGAGAGTGTAAGAACTACAAACAAAATTTCTATTAAATTAAGTTTTGTGTCTTCCCTATTGTGTCTCCTTCTCTGGGAGGATGTACATCAGGGAATCAAAAGTGGCCTTTTGGGAGTCTGGTGGCTCACTCATGTTTCAGCTATTGAAGTTAGCAGAGTCCCACAAAATGTCATGGCTACATTTATATGTTTGCTATAATCTTAAACGGGAGAGTTGGCATCAGGTGTTGATGCCAAAACTCTATAGTAAGTAAGTCTCGTCCTGGCAGTAAACGTGGGAGTTTTTGTTCTAGCACAGATCTCATTGACAGACTGACTAATAGAGCTTAGGGAAGATATTTGAACCTAAATCTTAACTGTCTTTTATTAAAAGTGGGATGGGTCTTCTCTTGTCCTGTTTTCTAAGACTACATAGGATAAGCAATTTCAAACTTCACATGAGAACGGTGAATGCTGGTGGCTTTTTAGGCAGGGAACAAAGTTTCTGAGATAGTGACCAACTTTTCCCAAGAGGCCATGTTCCTAGGGTTTCTAGGACTGAGCTGATCAAAAAGGGCTTCTCCAGCAGTTTGTGAAGTGGGAGGCTTACCTAGTATGCCCTGGATTCGATCCCcaccagaaggaaaaaacaaataagGAACTGGCTCCCCACTGTTGGGTCTCCAGGCTGCCATTTAAATTCCAGTAAGCTGCAGAATGGGCCAGGAGGCCTGTGTGGCTAGAAGGAAGTTGTGATCCAGACAGAACCTTGCCAGTTCTGAAGGAGTCTAGGCTCAGgtgaggggagggaggcaggcctTGGGTAATTGCCTGATCAGTGGTGTGAACAGAAACGTTGAGCTAAGCAAGCTCCAGGAGGAGTAAGTGGTCCCTTTGACACAGACGTCCTGTTTACTGGGAACACACAGTCCTGTTTACTGGGAACTTGAGCCGCTGAAATCACATTGCTCATATTTGCATTGCTCCTTTATATGTTGTGATCTAAGGTTTCTTGAAAATAACCCGCCCCCCAACCCCCCATGAAGGTACCTTAATAAGAGTTGGTATAAGCAAAGGAAATTTATGGAAGGAAAGATaatgtatttaaaagaatcttgaaatgttaaattttTGATGTGTTGGATGAGCCCTTATTGGAGGACCATGAAGAGGTAGGAGACTCCTGAACTAGAAGTGTAAGGTTATCCCAAATCTAAGAAAGCCCTTGAAAATGGAGTTGCATAAATTGCCCTGATTTGTGCATTTAAGATTTATGGTAACTTAATTTCAGGAACTTAGAAGCGCTCCGCTGGATTCCTTTTAGTTTGGGCAGATTCAAATTAGGTCATTAGGAATATAAATTTATAATGAATGCCTCAAATACTTAAATGAAGTGGAAGTGGGTCTTGGAAATCAGTTTGCGGGTATATGGTATAAGTTTCAAGAGGCATGACATCACCAAGACAACGTGATGCCTGCACCCGCAGCAAAAGCTCAAAGCTGAATTTGCGCATGTCTATGGCAAGGCGGTGTTGCCGCGCATGCTCTAGAGGTTGAGGAGTGTGTCATGGGGACTGAGGATCTGTGAGCGCATCACACTTGCCCCGGAAGTGCTCACCGCTCGGTGCGGCGCGACTGGCGCTAAGATGGCGGCGGCGTGAGTTGCATGTTATTCGAGGATCCCGGGGCTGCCGCATTGCTCCGGCCCCGCCATGGCCGTCACCATCACACTTAAAACGTTGCAGCAGCAGACCTTCAAGATTCGCATGGAACCTGACGAGACGGTGCGGGCCGGAGCCCGGGGGCGGGAGCGACGgggtgggtgggggcagggaggccgGGATCCAacgggaggggcggggaggacgGCGCGGCCGGGCCCTGCCCTCCCCCAGCAGCCCGACCTCCTCGGATGCTCCCCGATCGACCCTGCCCTGCCCCGGTGGCTTGGGCTCCATTCCCGGGCCGGTCAAGTCCCCATGCCCAGCTCCAGCGTCAGCTGCGGACTCCACGTTCCCAGCCTGCAAGCTGCTCAGGTGTCACAGTTTGGCACCAGTGGCCAAGAGGTGCCGACTGGTGACTACAATGATGATAATAAATGTTCTTAAATAGTTTTGGTGGTCCGTGTTTGTTAGCCGTTTATTCTTTACCAGCCATTGATCATTTTAGTATCATCTTGCTGAATATGCAAAACAACGTTGTCGTTTGGGGACTTTTGACTTTCCCCTTTTGACAACCACGGAGTTACAGAACTTTGTCATGGTCATAGCAAATAATGACAGAGACaggattaatttttttctgtttcatgtaaCGGGTAGCAGCCTAAACACACTGCATgaactttggttttgctttttgagagtGGAGTCAGGTCTTGTTTCGTTAACCTAGTGTGGTCCTGAACTTCTGGGCTCCAGTGATCCTTCATGCCTTTTCCTCCCAAGTAGCTATACTGTCTCTGGCCACCGCCCCTGAATCTTCTTAAATATACTGTGAGGCCACTGAGATAGCCCTCAGTTGAGATCCAGGCATGGGTGGTCATGTCCATAACCCCTGAACAGGGGATCGccttgagttttaggccagccttggctatgaAGTTCTAGGCCAGACTCAAGTACAGAATAAAAATCCTGTTTCGAAAATGGAGGGAAGATATGTGTCCTCAGTAAGTACAGAAAGTTACTGTTTGAGGCCAGCGATGGGTTTTACCCTTTCATTTCCTCATTGCTGTTTCCTGTCTCAACCACATGCCATCTGAAATAcaagtttgcttttttttctcacatCAGTCTTCTCCGTGAGAACAATGGCTGATCTTTTCTGTTCCACTG
Coding sequences within it:
- the Calr gene encoding calreticulin, with the translated sequence MLLSVPLLLGLLGLAAAEPAVYFKEQFLDGDDWTNRWVESKHKSDFGKFVLSSGKFYGDQEKDKGLQTSQDARFYALSARFEPFSNKGQTLVVQFTVKHEQNIDCGGGYVKLFPGSLDQKDMHGDSEYNIMFGPDICGPGTKKVHVIFNYKGKNVLINKDIRCKDDEFTHLYTLIVRPDNTYEVKIDNSQVESGSLEDDWDFLPPKKIKDPNAAKPEDWDERAKIDDPTDSKPEDWDKPEHIPDPDAKKPEDWDEEMDGEWEPPVIQNPEYKGEWKPRQIDNPDYKGTWIHPEIDNPEYSPDANIYAYDNFAVLGLDLWQVKSGTIFDNFLITNDEAYAEEFGNETWGVTKAAEKQMKDKQDEEQRLKEEEEDKKRKEEEEAEDKEDEDDRDEDEEDEDEKEEDEEDAAGLAKDEL